A genomic region of Dreissena polymorpha isolate Duluth1 chromosome 4, UMN_Dpol_1.0, whole genome shotgun sequence contains the following coding sequences:
- the LOC127877620 gene encoding sodium-coupled monocarboxylate transporter 1-like yields MIRHPFKAADYVVFAMTVLSSVSIGVYFAIVGRKKQTTLNFFLGDRKLRYGPVALSLVVTFQSSVMLLGFPADVYMFGFMIVLFSVGQCAAIYLSTCIIVPLMYPLKVTSVYHYLQLRYNSNSVRLLTVSIGIVSQAIYMGSVLFGPAIALQSVTNVPVWASILCIAVAAIVYTSIGGILAVIWTDVLQCIIINFGIIATLIKGTIDAGGVANVFRENYNSRRLDIFDFNPDPTVRHTFWTIIIGSFIGSFSLTLNQSTIQRFNSTPSIEDAKKVLYIAGPVFVTMQSMSMAVGLICFAYYSVIGCDPIRSRNIDNMNQIVPFMVADIFRLYPGLSGLFISAMFSASLSTLSSLLAGLSAITVEDLIRPYFKASDQVLTVYAKVAVVAYGGLGICVAFIISNLEGSLTQILFGIMGAATGPSVGIFFLSMFYRKATDKGALVGGVIGLVISFWICIGAAVTPNLPRPTPLPLPTTNMCVAHNAQSMYISNHTNISTSLHVPVLTSTTAYSRHAFEDLSNGSFVSSTVSQTVPAKTGGVSGIDVIYTLSYALYASVGTLVTLLVGIPVSLLTYREERDRADPRYLMSLYDHLCCCLPGRKARQPTTVSADNGEDLKETECCKHLLAEKEKQTEK; encoded by the coding sequence ATGATTCGTCATCCCTTCAAAGCTGCGGATTACGTCGTGTTTGCCATGACGGTGCTATCATCCGTCTCTATCGGTGTCTATTTCGCCATCGTTGGCAGAAAGAAGCAGACGACACTTAATTTCTTCCTTGGCGACCGGAAGTTGCGGTATGGACCGGTAGCTCTCTCGCTCGTTGTAACTTTTCAATCATCCGTCATGCTGTTGGGATTTCCGGCAGATGTGTACATGTTCGGCTTTATGATAGTGTTGTTCTCGGTGGGTCAGTGTGCCGCTATCTACCTATCCACGTGTATCATCGTCCCGCTCATGTACCCTCTGAAGGTCACCAGCGTCTACCATTACCTGCAGCTCCGCTACAACAGCAACAGCGTCCGGCTGCTCACCGTTTCCATAGGTATCGTCTCGCAGGCAATCTACATGGGCAGCGTTCTGTTTGGACCAGCCATCGCTTTACAGTCGGTCACGAACGTCCCGGTGTGGGCCTCCATATTGTGTATCGCCGTCGCTGCCATCGTTTACACGTCCATCGGCGGGATCCTCGCCGTCATATGGACGGACGTTTTACAATGTATCATCATTAACTTCGGTATAATTGCTACGCTAATCAAAGGTACAATTGACGCCGGGGGTGTCGCAAATGTCTTTCGCGAAAACTATAATTCTCGACGTTTGGATATATTTGATTTTAACCCTGACCCGACGGTTCGACACACGTTCTGGACCATTATTATCGGCTCGTTTATAGGGTCGTTTTCTCTGACTCTCAATCAGTCCACCATTCAAAGGTTTAACTCGACGCCTTCTATCGAGGACGCCAAGAAGGTCCTGTACATTGCCGGCCCAGTGTTCGTCACAATGCAGTCTATGTCAATGGCTGTGGGTCTGATATGCTTCGCATATTACTCTGTTATTGGGTGCGATCCTATCAGGAGCCGCAATATCGACAACATGAACCAGATCGTCCCTTTCATGGTTGCGGACATATTCCGGCTGTACCCGGGACTGTCCGGGCTGTTCATATCCGCCATGTTCAGCGCATCACTGAGTACGTTGTCGTCACTTCTCGCCGGCCTGTCGGCTATCACCGTCGAGGACCTCATTCGGCCATACTTCAAGGCGTCCGACCAAGTGCTCACCGTCTATGCCAAGGTCGCCGTGGTCGCGTACGGTGGGCTAGGTATCTGTGTTGCGTTCATCATCAGCAATCTGGAGGGGTCCCTTACACAGATTCTTTTTGGAATTATGGGTGCCGCCACAGGGCCGTCTGTGGGTATCTTCTTCCTGTCTATGTTCTACCGAAAGGCTACGGACAAGGGAGCGCTCGTGGGCGGCGTGATAGGGCTGGTCATATCGTTCTGGATCTGCATCGGGGCTGCGGTAACTCCCAACTTGCCGAGACCCACACCGCTTCCTCTACCGACCACAAACATGTGCGTGGCTCACAACGCCCAGTCAATGTACATCAGCAACCATACAAATATATCAACGTCTCTACATGTACCGGTACTTACATCCACTACGGCATATTCCAGACACGCATTTGAAGACTTATCAAACGGCAGTTTCGTTTCTTCTACGGTGTCACAAACGGTACCGGCGAAAACTGGAGGCGTCAGCGGTATTGACGTCATTTACACGCTTTCGTACGCGCTATACGCTTCGGTGGGGACTTTGGTGACGCTCCTAGTGGGGATCCCGGTGAGTCTATTAACGTACCGGGAGGAGCGTGACCGGGCGGACCCCCGATACCTCATGTCCCTTTATGACCACCTCTGCTGCTGCTTGCCGGGACGCAAGGCACGACAACCGACGACTGTGAGCGCGGACAACGGAGAGGACTTAAAGGAAACAGAGTGTTGTAAACATTTACTAGCTGAAAAAGAAAAACAGACTGAAAAGTAG